DNA sequence from the Callospermophilus lateralis isolate mCalLat2 chromosome 2, mCalLat2.hap1, whole genome shotgun sequence genome:
GGAAAAAAATAGTGAGAAAGAGGAAGGCTGTGTACTTAGGTTtaaatatgtgtgtttgtgtatgtgtgtgtgtgtatgttcattACTGATGAGAGAACTCAGGGGTGCAATAGcacagagctacattcccagccctttaatttttaaatttttttttgagacagtgtctcattaaCTTGTAGAAGTTGGCTTCAGACTAGTGATGCTCCTGCCTTGGCTTTACAAGTAGTTGATATTACAGGTGCACACCATTCATAACTGTTTAATATCTGGATATAATGGATAGAAACCAGAACATTCTGTCTGTCATGTCCATTATCTGTAGCTTaaatttttacattatttctttcaaGGTACCTCACTGTGTTTTCGAGGTTATATATTCGGACAATAGTATTCTTGAAAGAGCAAGGTTGGTGGTGTTATGCAAAAGTCCATCCCACAACTCATGGttaatttaaacaaacaaacaaacaaaaaaagaaaaaaaaattaatactttTGACGTGTCATTGGGAAGATGGGATTCAGATGTTCTagtctgatgtggctgtgtttaaTTCCAGATTCCAAGGTGGACCCAGGTTTCCCCAGGTAGATTTACTTTCTCATGCATAAAGTAGCAATGTTCTCTTACTCTGCCAGTCACACTGAACAACTGCTTACCATACAAGAACTggactccacagaacactgaaaaAGGAAGCATTCTCACTCAGAAAACATGAAGCACTTTAATTCTACATCCTCTTGCATGTGATAACTGTTTTCATTTCTGGATGTATTTAATTGAGAAAAGGATGGCATGTGGAAGAACATTAAAACTATGCTTATATATTTCGCTGAGCCTTGCTTGGAAAAGTGTCTGCATTGGCTTGTGCTGCTCCAGGGGAGAGGAGCATAGCCACTGAATAGAAGAGATAGAAAGAAAAactttagtattttaaaaattagaatgatttccattttttttttcatccaagaaGTTTACAACAAAAGTCACGTCTGCAATTATGTTACAGCCAGGCTGTCATACTCCAAGGTGGAGGTCAACACAGTGGTCCTGAATCCACAGAATCAAATGCTCTGTTGACCAGTTGCTTTCACTAGACTGGGGAGAGTGAGTTCTTGTGATTCTTATTCATCTTCTTAGGAATCACAGAAGACTCTCTGAGCTCCTCTGATGGGGATTGACTCACAGAAACTTTTGTGAACAAGGATGTTTATAAGTCACTAATGGAAACTTGAGTCCTCTTTCATGTGTTCTACTTTATCTTGGTAAAGCACAAATTAGGAAACTGATCTTTTTCCAGGGGCATCAGCATTCTGATATCACAAATACACCCACAGTATTATTCCACTAGTTCTATGGCATAATGGAAAGACTAGTATAGAAAAAATTATCAAATGGAAAACATATATTTATAGGCCAGTTTTCTAAATTCAATTCAGTTTTTGCAGAACAGATGTTGCTGTTTGAATTCCATTCATGCATACATCTCTTATTTTCAAAGCACATCAAGAATCATCTATTCCCAGATTTTTTAATCTAAGTATACAGATGTTCCATTGACTGCATGAAAATAACTAGAGAGTATAGTTAAAAATACAGAGATCTGCAtagctcatgtttctgcttaaataAGTCAAATGCTTGTAGAACATTTTGTTATATTTCCAGAAAACCCCACAAGGTGACATTAATGAACAACAATCATCAAGAGCACAAATCTAGTTTTCATTTCACAATTGATCTAACAGAGGCACATAGAAGCCCAGTGCATGTTTCTCAATGTTTCTCAGGGGCAATTCCCATGGATATGCATAGTTTTAAAGCAATTCTTATATTTCATTATAGCTACTTATACAGATGTCTTGCAAATTTgtaatatttccatctttatttttGTGCATTCAACCACATCACATATGACTTTTGAGCACCACATCTTTACATCTTTGCCATATGTAAAGCTTATACTCCACCACAAGCAAAACACAAACCTAAATTGAGACAGCATCTACACTATTAGATTTATGGATGTGACAAGGAAACAATGGCAGAGAGACAAGCACTGATATGTTTATTTATCATAAAGGATAATGCTCAGGTCATGGCTCATGGTGAAGGAGAAATATACCACCAGGGCACATAAAAGTTAATGTTAAGAaaagaatatctgtccagtatggATCTCTATGGGACCCAGAAGTGGAAATAGTGTTAGTCCAGTCAATGACAAATGGCCCACTGTATTCAGTAAAGATGTTTGTTTCAAATGTTATAGGAATCATGGTTTCCAGCATTTAATTAAGTTGTATTTTCACTTGTGATTGAGTCACAATAGCCTGGTTCTCATTAgtggctttttttaaaaattcattttcttgAGTTTGGCTGGTAGTTACTTTACAGTTTGTACAGATGACAAGCAAAGTTTAGAATCAGaagcagcaagttagtgagatggTACAGTTGATGGAGGGCAGAGACAGTAGCATGTGTGTAAAGAAAATCGAACCTATGAATGGCGAAGACTTTTACCCAAGACTAACAGATGAAagcattttttttatctttcaagATTGTATTTTATCTCTAAATTTCTGAAGACAACTTTGCTACCATTCCAATTTTACTAGGTGGAGATTTCACTGTTTTGTGAGACTTACATCGAAATTCATTAGCTAAGATTTGATATTTTTATGACTTCTTTCATTCGCCCAATCTGTGCATTGTTGATTCTTTAATCTGTAccaaaaatagttttaaatgccataaataattttatatatttcatagtaATTTTGTAATCACTTAGAGAAAATGATCAAACAAAAAGAGCAGTTGGAGAAAACAATGACACTTACTCTGATGATATTGAGATTCTGTGCATATTCCGACTCCTGTGTCTTTGGATATTTAGAACATTATCTGATTATTAAATAGTAAATATAATGATCATGGTAAAGAATACCTTAATTCTGTGCAATATGTTTTTCTCTCATTTGTTATTTCTGAAAATCCTTTGATGTTAttatttgattcattgtatagaTGCATTAATTAAGACTGACCATATTTAAGATCAACCAGTTGAAATTATTATTTCCATCTATTTGCTGTTGGCATCCCAGAAAATCTTCTTGATCCATATTTTTTTCATGGCATTCTTTACTTCTGCATTTCTCAGTGTATAAATCATGGGATTTAGCATGGGAGTGATAATGGTGTAAAATACAGCCACCATCTTATCTTCTGCAAATGTAACATCAGGGCGCATATACGTGAAAGTACAAGGACCAAAAAAGATGATGACCACTGCAATGTGGGCTCCACAGGTGGACAGAGCTTTGCGTCTTCCTTCTGCTGACTGCTTCCTCAGAGACACCAGAATAGTAGTATAGGAGATGAGCAAGACCACAAAACTCCCCAAAGTGACAGTACCACTGTTGGCTGTCACAACTCCACCGATAATATGTGTGTCTGTGCAGGCAAGTTTGAGCACAGGGCGGACATCACAGAAGTAGTGATCAATCTCATTGGGTCCACAGAAGGGTAGCTGAACTACTAGAGATATGGGGATAACAGTGTGGATGAACCCACTTACCCAGGTCCCCAGGAGCATTTTATTGCACTTCTCCCTGTCCATGATGGTCATATAGTGCAGGGGTTTGCAGATGGCCACATAACGATCATAGGCCATTACTATAAGAATGAAGATCTCAGTGCTTCCAAAGAAATGCACCCCAAAGAGTTGCAATATGCACCCCTCATATGAGATAGTTTTGTTCTTTGATAACAGGTCAACAATCGTCTTGGGTGCTGTAGCTGAAGAGAAACAAATGTCCACAAAAGATAAGGAGTTGAGGAAGAAATACATGGGAGACTTCAGAAGGTTCCCCATGAAAATGGTCAGCATGATGAGGAGGTTTCCCAGAAGAATAACTGTGTAAAAGAATAAGAACACCACAAAGCAGACTTCTTCAACCTCTGGATTCTGAGAGAGGCCccagaaaataaattcagttacattatttattttttccatgtaATGAATCAAGTAGGCCAAGTGACCAAAACAGTTAAATTATCTGAAAGAAAGACATCAGAAAGACTATTAGCATTTATTTAAAACTCAAGATAAATTAATGATCACAcagttaaaaatggaaaaatgagTGCTGACTGCAGATTGATATGAATACAtaaattttagtttttcttttctcataATTTACTTCAATAATATATATCAGAGTTATTCATTTCACATGATGgagcagagaacagagagacAAAGCAAATTCCTGAAGTAACACATCTAACCAAGGTTCTCACATACCTAACCTTTTCCTAAGGTTAACATATCATTTTGGGTAAACATTTAGTTAGTTTTCTTTCTGTAAAAGATACACAATGAGATTTAAAGCAACCCTTTGTCTGGAGGCAAGGTTTCCTGTGCTATGGTGATGGAAATACAAACATGCCCACATAATTTCTTCTGAATACAGCCACATCTGGTCACTACATACACCCAAGTGTCCAGATTGGGTGACTTCTGCAGGCTTCATTTCAGATATCTGTGTGTGAATTTATGGACTCTGTTTGGGCTCAAGCTCTTGCAATGTGGAGTGTCTGAGGGCTTACCAGGATTTACTATGGCTTTATTTATTAGTAAACTTTTGTGTAGTAACTGAAAACAAATTCCCTGAAActgaaaaatatggaaaaaacaaaaatgcagGAGTGGCTCTTTTGTGACAATATTCCTCATGTGTCCTTCCAAGTTTTCAAATCTCATGCTAGAATATTTTAATTCTCCCATTTTGGGTGAATATAACATTCCAGGAAGAGGTTGTCCTTTAGTGATTATTGTTATGGGTTTAGGAAATGCGTTATGTTTAATGTAAGTGTATAAACCTTCCATGTTGGAATTTCAGACACACTAGTGAGATCACTTTTATGTTTTGGTGGAAAAGGCATACAGAGGAGTTTTCATTTGGGAGTCTTCAAGGTTCTTTATTAACTCAAGGCACAGATATGAATGTTTCTTCTAGTTATAGATCTCCCCCTGCAATCTGATCCCCTTAACATCTATCTGGCTTGTTGCTTCCTACTGCTAATAACTCTGTGCTCTCAGGTAGCCTTTTGCAGGAATAATGTGTCAGGCATTGTCAGCTTTTTGACCACTATAGGTTTCATCAGATCTGTGTACTAGAGATCCTAGAGTATAGTCATCACAGGTCTGCTTACTTTTGTGCATTACCAAATAGTAACACTTATGGTAATAATAGTAATGACAATATTGCAAATCAGATTTAGAATCAGCCACATCCTGTGCTTCACAGGTCCTTTCCCTGTTGTTTTTCTTGCTGACCTTAGAAAAGAGTAGTACTCTCCACAGAGGGCAATTAAGTTTACAATAACTCAAATAATAGCAGTTTTCAACAGCTGTGAATAATGTTGCTTGCTTCTGTTGTAGAAGAAAATGAGCATTCACACATTATCCTGGGATCTGTTCCCTTCTGTTCATTctacaaagtcctagaaaaattgttcCATCTTCTGAAATTAAGACCTATCTCAATGTAATCCATTCTCCCCTTTCTGATCATTTCTAATGTGATAAAGTCTCACTGTCCTTTGAAATGATTGAAATTTTTTATTCACATCCATGATACTCTAGCTATTGTTTGTGCACAGATGTACTTTATTATTTATCATCTAAATTCAATTTCTCTATAACTCCTTAGAATAGTTTCTTCCAACTATATTAGAGATGTTAAAATATAGCCAATGCACCAAATTCCCCATGTTACCAAATAGTATATTAGTTATAGAAGAAAAGAATCTCACCGTATTTTCCAGAGCTtgtatttgtctttatttttctgtGTCTTCCTGATATACCTTGAGGGCAGATTCGAATTGAAATAAGGGTGACACCAGAGGAATTGCTTTGTGAATAATCAGTTCCAGAGAACATCTGATCACCTAAACTTAAAGCCTGTAAGAAAGTCAGTGTTCCTTCTTAAAGGTTTTTTAACCTAATGAAATCATCTGATCTGCAATATCTTTGATAAGAAATGTTTTTCCTCTGCTTATATAGTTATTCTAGAGGGAATGATGCAATATGGTAATGACCTTAGGGAAAGTTTTCCCCAAAACCTTTCAccataattaaaaccaaatcacataTCTAAAGAGAGATGTAATGTACTGAattcttttcaattatttttaaaactaaaagtgGCTTTGCTTCGTTTTAAATTCAGTTGACTCTTACATTTAGACTGTTAACCTTAATTACAAAGCAATTCATCAAGCATAAGTAATTCTAGGATTGCATATTGTTCTTTGAAGTAATGACTCTTGATATATACATACAATAgtatatatttcatttaaaatgtattaaaatgCATTTTTGTGGATTGAAGTTGAATTAGTCTACTCTTTAATAAATTCTCTTAGAAAGGAAAGGTGAGATTTGATGGTACTTTGGgggttcacttttttttcttcttaaagggATATATACTAGTTTTCAGAGAAAAAGCTGAGAGAAAAATGCATTTATGATACACACCTGGGATGAACTGTAGTATGGGCTataatttctttagtttttaagTTTAAATCATTAAGGTTAACTCTTGCcttattccttttattttatttcccatcatttttgtctatttttcttCCCCCAGCAGACCCTATCTTGAGTTTGGGGGCTATTCATGATATTAAATTTTTAATGTCCCTACCAAGGCAGCAGTTGTTAGATCCGGGAGTCTCTGCCAGGAAGTGGAACATATGAGACCATTCAGATTTGCAACAGTGGCTTCATAAACTTACACAACTTTTGATTACAAAAGTTCCTGAGCCAGTACCAATTGGAAGAGCTCATGGTGACTCCTGTTGATTACTGTGAAGGACATGACCAAGATTCATGAGAACTGAGGCTCTCCAATTCTAAAGAAGCCTAACCCACAAAAGCATTATATTTCCAAGATATAAGATTATAAGACTGATTGCAATTCCTGTAGAGTTCCATCCTTCCTGAGACAAGATAGTAAATTATAATTTTGGTTGTCTCTCTCAatattgaaaacaaacaaacaaacaagcaaataaaaaaaaaacaatcctttTCATTTTGTGGGTGGAACAATTAATTTAGTTATTAGTGTAACAAACTGAAAACATTTCTTCCTTTATCTTCTAACTGGAGGCTGTAGCACTATCCATTGGAGTAGTGTAAACTTGTGTAAATGAATTTCTAAGCAATTGTAATATATAAACGTAGCTTTCATCTTTCTCCAAAGGCCAATGgtgttctcattaaaaaaaatacgagaaatgaaaatatttatgacATGTCAGGGTCTCCAGAATTAAAGTCTTTGCAGTTTATAAGAGGGAATGCCTTGTTGGCTCGTTGTTCTGATGCTTCTACTTCTTGTATGGTGATCAGTTGTGAAGGTGATCTGACACACAgaaaaagataatattttttatttatgcaaAAGTGGAAAAGCTACCTTGAATACACCAGCCTTACTATGAAGTCTGGATATAAACTCAGCCAAGCACCCCTAGGTCAGCTGAATGCTAATTTGTCCAAAGATCCATGAAAGACAATGACATGTTTCTTTATATCATTTATAAGCTTCAGAATAGACATTTGCACTGCATCATTGAACTAGCTGATCCAAGAAGAGTATTGATCAAACTGTAGAGTGTGGAAACTGGGGCCTCTGATGTATGTGCACTACATAAAAATGCCACCTTACTTAAAGTCTCTTATTACTGGATTTTTTTCATCTCTGCTGCAACAAGTTTGTTAATAAAATCTACATTGGACAGAATCTTGACAGAGAgagtcagaaaaccagtattcacCCTGCCTCATTACAgcctcttaaaaacaaaacaaaacaaaaaacattctGATTTTCAGCATCATTTTAAGTTCCTTAGTTTCAAAGATAATATTTTTTCAGAAAATAAGATTTATGTTCCTTTGTAAAGTAAAAGGGATTATTGTTTTTGCAAGAAGGCAAGTTATTATTGTGAGTGAGTGTGCTTGAGTTAGATTATGTGGTTTCCAATAAATGGCCTATCACGTCATTTTTGCATAATCTTAATTAAGTTTCACATCTCTCTGGTtcttagtttcctcatttgtcAAACAGTGACTATAGTACCTACCACAAAGGATTCTTGTATAAAGCAGTCACAGATATGTATatgtaataaaatacaaaattagctAATTGTTggctattttattattaatttaaaagGACTAATATAAATGgtgaacaaatatatggaaaactcTTCAATAtttctacatttatttatttatatgtggttctacGGATCAAAGTCAGTGACTCACTTGAGCAAGACAAGTGCTctccctctgagctacaaccccagaccccaCACTCATTCTTTTTAGGAATgagaattagtacaaccactctgaaaagcacaatggagattcctcaaaagaactAGTTGTGGAACCATCACATGACCCAGCaaccccactccttggtatttatcaaaAGAAGTAAAATAAGCATCCTATAGTGATACAGCACATCAATGTACCTGCACCAATCACAACAGCCAAGTTATGCAACCAGAGGAGGTGCAGGCAAATAGACACacaatgaaactgaccaaatcatgttatatatgtatatgaatataccacagtgtgtGTCACCTCTATTTGTATCAACAAAAGTAAAAGCACCAATTAAAACATTAAAtaagtctttaaaaagccattagTATTTTGAAAGATACCCAAGGAGATAATGTTATAAGGCAAGGTGGCTGGTAGATTTAAACCTGATCCCTGAATTAGATGCTTCACTTAGAGTACAGTGAACTTGGAAAGTACCAGCACACTTTATCTATAGCAAGGTCATAATTTGTGGGCACAAGTGCATGGAATACTGCATTCATGGCATACATTATGGGAGTAATGTGAACTTGTATACATGGTTTTCTAAGCAATTACATTATATTATGGGCGTCTGAGTGGCAGGACACTCCTCAAATGCTAGGCATGTGAGTGGCATACTGCTTACCCCATCTGCACAGCCATGGACATGAGGCCACATGTTGTAGTCCCTGAACTTGCTCCATGGCCCACTCCTCAATTGGTCCCTGCAAGGACAGTTGGCaagaaattgtattggtggctgcctATAATTGCTTAGCTACtgtctgagtatatatacatggtaactgtgcaataaaatcagacctgcttcctgcttggtcttgATTAATGACTCTGCAGCCACAGTCTTctctaccctgttctgtggacctcctcacTGGATGAGAGAGAGTTCATGCAGTAATACATATTTGTGgatttgcaattaaaaaaaaataacattctgAATATTTCAAAATCATGTTTATATTTCTAATTGTATTGTTACAGTCAGGAACAATTAAGACTCTCATTTAATATTGTATTAAATTGAAGATATATGTTATAGATTTTTCTTCAAATTATATTGTTCATTCATATTATAAATTCAATAGTAACAACACTTCATTAGCAACTACAAAATAATTTAGTAAGAAATTTTAATAGTTTTAATTATTTGATGATGGCAAAGTAACaaagaatataaattattttgtttatgttgTTTTTCATAAATTATGGTTATATtgggattcattttggcataattatacaagcatggaatttaatttgctCCACTTCAGTCCCCAATAATTTATCCCCTTTTccaccttcctctactctactggtctattcatagattttttaaatttagtgaggtgtgtgtgtgtgtgtgtgtgtgtgtgtaaaattcaCTGTGTATGTGGCCTGGTTTGGACAATTTGATTCCaacattcctttcttttcctgtcCCATCTCTCTTCCCCTTCCTCTGGTGCACTTATCTCCCTTCTGCTTTTATGCCCTGCCCCCATTTATAACCTTATTTTGGTTTAGCTTCCTTGTTTGAGAGGAAAACATTTGATCCTAGACTTTCTGAGTTTTTGCACTTAG
Encoded proteins:
- the LOC143391660 gene encoding olfactory receptor 4S2-like, yielding MEKINNVTEFIFWGLSQNPEVEEVCFVVFLFFYTVILLGNLLIMLTIFMGNLLKSPMYFFLNSLSFVDICFSSATAPKTIVDLLSKNKTISYEGCILQLFGVHFFGSTEIFILIVMAYDRYVAICKPLHYMTIMDREKCNKMLLGTWVSGFIHTVIPISLVVQLPFCGPNEIDHYFCDVRPVLKLACTDTHIIGGVVTANSGTVTLGSFVVLLISYTTILVSLRKQSAEGRRKALSTCGAHIAVVIIFFGPCTFTYMRPDVTFAEDKMVAVFYTIITPMLNPMIYTLRNAEVKNAMKKIWIKKIFWDANSK